Part of the Flavobacterium sp. MDT1-60 genome, CATGCCGGAGATATTGGAGATTTGCATGTTACCGATACTATAAAAAAACTAAAACCTTTGCGTTGTGTTTATGGTAATATTGATGGGGCAGAAGCAAGATTGGAATTCCCATTGCACAATCGTTTTTTATGTGAAAATGTTTCGGTTTGGATTACGCATATTGGAGGTTATCCCGGAAAATACAATCCGGCGATAAGAGAAGAAATGACTTCAAATCCTCCCAAATTATTTATTTGCGGGCATTCACATATTTTAAAAGTCATGTTCGATAAAAAGCATAATTTGTTGCACATGAATCCTGGTGCGTGCGGAAAAAGTGGTTTCCACCAAATGCGTACGATGTTGCGATTTGTTATCGATGATGATAAAATAAAAGATTTAGAGATTATCGAAATAGGAAAAAAATAAGTTTTTTAGTGCTGATGTGGTAAAGGAATTTTTATTTTGATTGTAGTTCCTTCATTAGGATTAGAAATAACATTAAAACTTCCTTTGAATTTTTTAATTCGGGCTCTTAT contains:
- a CDS encoding metallophosphoesterase, translated to MKKILLLSDTHSHIDDTILKYVALADEVWHAGDIGDLHVTDTIKKLKPLRCVYGNIDGAEARLEFPLHNRFLCENVSVWITHIGGYPGKYNPAIREEMTSNPPKLFICGHSHILKVMFDKKHNLLHMNPGACGKSGFHQMRTMLRFVIDDDKIKDLEIIEIGKK